One genomic region from Spartinivicinus poritis encodes:
- a CDS encoding Spy/CpxP family protein refolding chaperone, with protein sequence MNKLGYGLAAMALTLPLAFNNLAWSEPHPGKHKGPKIAKELSLTAEQKEAFKSIMSNQRKQRCAIHEKYRPQIQAEMEQIHQSTVSQLSSVLSAEQIDKFQQLHEKRKERRQQHKKRFNCEQGPGFKGRHSARGENTGL encoded by the coding sequence ATGAACAAACTAGGTTATGGCTTAGCAGCAATGGCACTGACGCTTCCTTTAGCTTTCAACAACTTAGCCTGGAGTGAACCCCATCCTGGAAAGCATAAAGGACCTAAGATTGCCAAGGAACTATCCCTTACTGCTGAGCAAAAAGAAGCATTTAAATCCATCATGAGCAACCAGCGTAAACAACGTTGTGCAATTCATGAAAAGTATCGGCCACAAATTCAAGCTGAAATGGAGCAAATACATCAAAGCACTGTTAGTCAGCTGTCCAGTGTTTTATCAGCAGAACAAATTGATAAATTCCAGCAACTTCATGAAAAGCGTAAAGAGCGTCGTCAGCAGCATAAAAAACGTTTTAATTGCGAACAAGGCCCTGGTTTCAAAGGTAGACACTCTGCGCGTGGAGAAAATACAGGGCTATAG
- a CDS encoding acyltransferase yields the protein MQQDKEIAFDLMRCIASIGVVAIHVISPYRQLLNEVPLNDWLIAVSVDSFFRWAVPIFIMISGALLLHDSRPFNLTYYTKRRLLKVFIPFLAWSLFYLCFSGLTYTGFNPDIIITKLQTIYKKASYYHLGFFYYFIPLYFVIPLLKSLVKSDQPIFLYLLLLAWLTASGCHLFYFDGAFTHKLVLYSGYLVFGYLLWQHPIQGVNWLLVLAGLAATITTIAMVVSLSLENNDFTVGRWLSYKTLNRVLIAGMVFVVLLYCSRFIKGYCKKVVSFVSQYSLGLYFIHPIFLWPLKEYELYFANPLLTIFCWVSLAGGLALLASWLLGRSQYTKWLAP from the coding sequence ATGCAGCAAGATAAAGAGATTGCTTTTGATCTTATGCGATGCATTGCATCAATTGGTGTTGTTGCTATTCATGTTATCAGCCCATACCGTCAGTTACTCAATGAAGTTCCGCTTAATGATTGGTTAATCGCCGTTAGTGTTGATAGTTTTTTTCGTTGGGCTGTTCCTATTTTTATAATGATTTCAGGCGCATTATTACTGCATGATAGTCGCCCCTTTAACCTTACTTATTATACCAAACGTAGATTACTTAAAGTATTTATTCCTTTTTTAGCCTGGTCATTATTTTATCTTTGCTTTTCTGGGCTTACTTACACAGGCTTTAACCCTGATATAATAATAACCAAATTACAAACTATTTATAAAAAAGCTAGCTATTATCATCTGGGCTTCTTTTATTACTTTATCCCGCTTTATTTCGTTATCCCGCTACTTAAGTCATTGGTAAAAAGCGATCAGCCTATTTTTCTATACCTATTATTGTTAGCCTGGTTAACAGCATCAGGCTGTCATTTATTTTATTTTGATGGAGCATTTACTCATAAATTAGTGCTTTACTCAGGCTATTTAGTTTTCGGTTACTTATTATGGCAGCACCCCATACAAGGGGTTAACTGGTTACTAGTGCTAGCTGGGTTAGCCGCTACTATTACCACCATAGCAATGGTGGTTAGTCTTAGTTTAGAAAATAATGACTTTACTGTTGGCCGCTGGTTGTCTTATAAAACCCTTAATCGGGTGCTCATTGCAGGCATGGTATTTGTGGTTCTTTTATACTGCAGCCGTTTTATCAAAGGCTATTGTAAAAAAGTCGTCAGCTTTGTCAGTCAATACAGCCTCGGTTTATATTTTATTCACCCTATTTTTCTTTGGCCATTAAAAGAGTATGAGCTTTACTTTGCTAACCCTTTATTGACGATATTCTGTTGGGTCAGTCTGGCTGGGGGCTTAGCGCTACTGGCGAGTTGGTTGTTGGGGAGGAGTCAGTACACCAAGTGGCTAGCACCTTAG
- a CDS encoding DUF4234 domain-containing protein encodes MSNPYAVPDVNLKVAQEPIQEISTLPRISAWLVFLFTFITGGIYGMYWLYHRSRLINQFSPKVISPVLINLTMFTYIASFAASFAAEDIVMIMINLIITLIFIIIYIVLLFAVKDRLNLVTCSNKGDKYFVSSIFTLLFFNIYLQYKINQIIDGES; translated from the coding sequence ATGTCAAACCCATACGCAGTACCCGATGTCAACTTAAAAGTTGCTCAAGAACCAATACAGGAAATATCCACTTTACCAAGAATCAGTGCCTGGTTGGTTTTTTTATTTACTTTTATCACGGGTGGTATCTACGGCATGTACTGGTTATACCACCGTAGCCGATTGATTAATCAGTTTTCACCAAAGGTGATTTCTCCGGTTTTAATCAACCTAACCATGTTTACTTACATCGCGTCTTTCGCTGCTTCATTTGCGGCGGAAGACATAGTCATGATAATGATTAATTTAATTATCACCTTAATTTTCATTATTATTTATATTGTTTTGCTTTTTGCGGTTAAAGATAGGCTAAACCTAGTCACCTGCTCTAACAAAGGTGACAAATACTTTGTGAGCAGTATTTTTACTCTCTTGTTTTTTAATATTTATCTGCAATATAAAATCAATCAGATTATTGATGGTGAGAGTTAG
- a CDS encoding ATP-binding protein encodes MNDKSSLPPPPRIFLSIRWKLCILVVIATSLVALTMYSFMQWSFDRGFLRYINQRDSAQLEKLAPAVTRYYEQYQNWQGLVIHPPRWGELVISALSPRLANRLTQHPPPFRRYVRRFLLFDQDKQLLVGRVPNTVTPLLHSIEYQQQVVGYVGLIPRKELTEFNDIAFAEKHQKLMIIITAIVVIIMALLAIPLASSIVKPIQRLRIAMDQLANRQAHSPLSTNQRDELGLLANDFNILSQLLSQQEQLRKQWLADIAHELRTPISVLQAEMEAIEDGIRPLNQDSIQSLKMDLGRLTHLVNDLHHLALEDIGAVSYQLSQQAIMPILHNMLERHNQLISTHNLALTIKSDISENTTIAVDSNRIQQLFTNLLVNSIHYTDSTPDNPGRIQVSLQQQNGAITITWEDSAPSVPDSALPLLFERLYRVDSARQRDKGGSGLGLAIVKAIVDGHHGTIKAEHSALGGLKLMIALPL; translated from the coding sequence ATGAACGACAAATCAAGCCTGCCTCCACCCCCTAGAATATTTCTCAGCATTCGCTGGAAGCTGTGCATTTTGGTTGTTATCGCTACTAGCCTGGTAGCTTTAACCATGTATAGCTTTATGCAGTGGAGCTTTGATCGTGGTTTTCTTCGCTACATTAACCAACGTGACAGTGCTCAACTTGAAAAACTGGCGCCTGCTGTCACTCGTTATTATGAGCAATACCAAAACTGGCAAGGGCTTGTGATTCACCCTCCCCGCTGGGGCGAGTTAGTCATTTCTGCCTTATCTCCTCGGTTAGCTAACCGCCTTACTCAACATCCACCACCTTTCAGGAGATATGTACGCCGTTTTTTGCTGTTTGATCAAGATAAACAATTACTGGTAGGCAGGGTGCCTAACACAGTAACACCACTGTTGCATTCTATTGAATATCAGCAACAAGTGGTTGGCTATGTTGGGCTAATCCCCCGTAAAGAGCTGACTGAGTTTAACGACATTGCCTTTGCTGAAAAGCATCAAAAGCTGATGATTATTATTACGGCAATTGTTGTAATTATCATGGCCCTGCTGGCCATTCCTTTAGCCAGTTCCATCGTTAAACCGATTCAACGGTTACGTATAGCCATGGATCAATTGGCAAATCGCCAGGCCCATTCACCATTATCGACAAATCAACGCGATGAGCTGGGCTTACTCGCCAATGATTTTAATATCCTGAGCCAGTTATTAAGCCAACAGGAACAGCTGCGTAAACAATGGCTCGCTGATATTGCTCATGAATTACGCACCCCTATTAGTGTATTACAAGCGGAAATGGAAGCCATTGAAGATGGCATTCGCCCTCTTAACCAAGACAGTATTCAATCGTTAAAAATGGACCTTGGCCGACTCACCCATTTAGTGAATGATTTACATCATTTAGCCCTTGAAGATATCGGTGCCGTTAGCTACCAGCTTTCTCAGCAGGCTATTATGCCTATCCTGCACAATATGCTTGAGCGACACAACCAACTCATCAGCACCCACAATCTAGCACTTACCATTAAGTCTGACATTAGTGAAAACACAACAATCGCTGTTGACTCCAACCGAATACAGCAGTTGTTCACTAATCTGTTAGTCAATTCCATCCATTATACAGACAGTACACCAGACAATCCTGGTCGTATTCAGGTTAGCCTTCAGCAACAAAATGGTGCTATCACTATCACTTGGGAAGACTCGGCACCCAGTGTACCAGACTCCGCCCTTCCCTTATTATTTGAGCGGCTGTATCGCGTGGATAGCGCCAGGCAGCGAGACAAAGGCGGGTCTGGCTTGGGGTTAGCGATTGTTAAAGCGATTGTTGATGGGCATCATGGCACAATCAAGGCAGAGCACTCTGCTCTTGGGGGTTTAAAATTAATGATTGCTTTACCGCTTTAG
- a CDS encoding COG4315 family predicted lipoprotein — MHKLRLTAAALFIATTAACANAGHGPAQKQNGILVGDNGMTLYTFDKDVANSGKSVCNGKCAVNWPPLYADKAAKPSGDFSIVTRDDGSKQWAIKGKPLYFWIKDQKPGDTTGDGFKNVWHVVQ, encoded by the coding sequence ATGCATAAACTACGTCTTACCGCTGCCGCACTATTTATTGCGACCACTGCTGCTTGTGCTAATGCAGGCCACGGGCCAGCTCAAAAACAAAATGGCATTTTGGTAGGGGATAATGGCATGACGCTTTATACCTTTGATAAAGATGTCGCCAATTCAGGGAAAAGCGTTTGTAATGGCAAATGTGCGGTCAATTGGCCCCCTTTATATGCAGACAAAGCGGCTAAGCCTAGCGGGGACTTTTCCATTGTTACCCGAGATGATGGCAGCAAACAGTGGGCGATTAAGGGCAAGCCCCTATACTTTTGGATTAAAGACCAAAAACCAGGTGATACCACTGGCGATGGCTTTAAAAATGTATGGCATGTTGTTCAATAA
- a CDS encoding response regulator, with amino-acid sequence MKPILIVEDEVKLAQLLADYLQHAGFNPSMLHEGTEVVAWVKANQPELILLDLMVPGMDGLEICKAIRSFSNVPIIMVTARVDEIDRLLGLELGADDYICKPYSPREVVARVKAVLRRIHPQPNTETTASPLQLDAEQLSATYFNEPVPLTAIEFKLLQILVDKPGRIFNRQQLMERIYEDHRIVSDRTIDSHIKKIRKKLALIHDEQEIIHSVYGAGYTFRE; translated from the coding sequence ATGAAGCCAATTCTGATTGTCGAAGACGAAGTCAAACTAGCTCAGTTGCTGGCCGATTATCTTCAGCATGCAGGTTTTAACCCCTCAATGCTTCATGAAGGTACTGAGGTCGTTGCCTGGGTGAAAGCTAATCAACCAGAGCTAATTTTGCTGGATTTAATGGTACCTGGAATGGATGGCTTAGAAATATGCAAAGCAATAAGAAGCTTTTCCAATGTTCCCATTATTATGGTAACAGCCCGGGTTGATGAAATAGACCGCTTATTAGGCCTTGAGCTAGGTGCCGACGATTATATTTGCAAACCTTATAGCCCTAGAGAAGTGGTCGCTCGGGTGAAAGCCGTGTTACGTCGTATTCACCCCCAGCCAAATACTGAAACCACTGCCAGTCCTTTGCAGCTAGACGCAGAGCAGCTATCAGCCACCTATTTTAATGAACCTGTTCCACTGACTGCCATTGAGTTTAAATTATTGCAGATACTGGTAGATAAACCAGGCAGAATCTTCAATCGTCAACAGTTGATGGAGCGAATTTACGAAGATCACCGAATAGTCAGTGACCGAACCATTGACAGCCATATCAAAAAAATTCGCAAAAAACTTGCCCTTATTCATGATGAGCAAGAAATTATTCATTCGGTATATGGAGCGGGTTACACCTTTCGTGAATAA